ACACAATCCAACGGTGTGTGGACTGCCAAGCTGCCGCTGGGTAGTTCGGACAAACCATTATGGGTTTACGCGAACGTCACCTATCCGCTTGATGAACCCGTGACCGGCGCGGGCTACTACTACCGAACTTACACGGCCGAGACATTCAATGTATCTTCTGTGGTTACCCTCGTACCGGCTGCTGAATTGCGTGCAGTAGGTGCCATTCAAGCGCTTGAGCCGTCTCTGATGATCGAGAGTTTCGAGGGCGATTGGGAGACAGAGTGGTTCACTTATCGTCCAGAAGATTGGGGACGCACGACTTACAAGCTGAACGACCAGCGCTGGAAGGCACCGCCCAACGCGAAACTCTCGCTCGATGTAAAGAGTGCCGAGCCGAACAAGATTGTCGTGCGTCTCGACGGCTATGTCACCGAGCAGGCACTGGCTGGCGGCAACCAGTGGCAGACCTTGGTGTTGAATGCATCCGATTTTCACGAGTTCTCCGGAGACTCCCTTGCCGACTGGAATTCGGTACTATCGCTGACACTCAGCCCGTCCGAACGCCTTCGTCCAAGCCGCGGTGAATCCGGCAACTCGCAGCTTTTCGGAGGCAACTGGAATGGCACGCCGCCTCGCTTTCGCAACCTCCGCTGGTTACCCGATGATGATGTCCCCCATAAGTGAGGCATTCGGTACATCAATTTCCGATTGAACTGTGAAGGCGAAGTTTCTTCTAAGGCTAAGGAGTGTAGATCTTGAAGCGCGAAGATTCAGCAGTTTTCATGGCCCGTTTCAGAGTCGTCGTGTCCCTGAGCGTATTGCTATTGTTTCAGTCGACGAATGCCTTCGCTCAGGGTACCCACGAGTTTGGCGTATTGCCTGCCTGGGGAGAATATATTCGACATGCCAGGAATGTTGAATTCAAGAATGTCGAGCTGAGGTTTCGAGGTTAAGACGCAGTTGAGATGATCGTATTAGATGATGTCGAAGGTTTTGTGAATTAAGTAGCATTGCGGCGTAAGAGGACAATGTTCCTCGCCTCCAATTCACTGAATGAAATATAACACAAGGAGTTGCCGTTGACCAAAACTCGTAGCAGCACGCTTGTCATCGCAATCATCGGACTCCTGGTGATGTGGACGCCGGATTCGTTTGCTCTGGATGCAATTGAGATGCCCCAGGCAACGGACGACACAAAACCGAAGACTGCTTACCCGGAATTTACTTGGGATCGTATTCCGCTGTACATGCACGTCCGCAAGGCAAAATCCTTCACCGCGGAAGAAATCAGGTTCCTGAGTAAGTTCCCGCTGATCACTTTCGAGAAAGCGAACGGTCACGAAGATCACGACTCGGTCGAAGCGGGAACATTGATCGCGGCTCGGGCAGTAAAGGAGATCAATCCGAAGGCGACGATCCTGTACTATCGCAATGTGATCGTTCACTACGGCGGCTATGCAGCGAACAAAGGGCTTGAGGATATCTCTGGAGCCATGCTGCATGACGATCGCGGCAATACGAAACTGGTTCGCAATCGCATCTCGGCTTACGACTTGTCTAACTCGCAGCTGCGCGACTGGTGGCTTAATTCCTGCAAAATCATGACGGCCGATGCATCGATCGATGGCATCTTCATTGACGGCAACATCAAGGCACTCGAGCCAGGATACCTACGCCGACAGATCGGAGCGAATAAGAAAGAACAGACGATGGACGGCTACCACCTGTTAATGAAGCAAACGCGAGAAGCTATAGGCCCGAACAAACTGATGATCAGTAATATCCTTCGCGCACGTTTCGACGATGCAGGCCTTGAGTATCTGGATTACTTCGACGGATCCTACCTCGAAGGCTTCTTTCACAACGTGGGTGGGGTCAACTATGAAGAATATGTCGCCAAAGGCATCGACGCGATGCAACAAGCGGCACGCCAGGGAAAAATCATCG
The genomic region above belongs to Thalassoglobus sp. JC818 and contains:
- a CDS encoding putative glycoside hydrolase produces the protein MWTPDSFALDAIEMPQATDDTKPKTAYPEFTWDRIPLYMHVRKAKSFTAEEIRFLSKFPLITFEKANGHEDHDSVEAGTLIAARAVKEINPKATILYYRNVIVHYGGYAANKGLEDISGAMLHDDRGNTKLVRNRISAYDLSNSQLRDWWLNSCKIMTADASIDGIFIDGNIKALEPGYLRRQIGANKKEQTMDGYHLLMKQTREAIGPNKLMISNILRARFDDAGLEYLDYFDGSYLEGFFHNVGGVNYEEYVAKGIDAMQQAARQGKIIAFNAGFNTPENTSALGIDESHAKVNSDEAAREALIFPLAIFLICAEEHSYFRIHEGYSADEDDRWMRWLPEYDRPLGPPSGPATKVGFRYSRKFQHATVQVDIQKRTASIQWQDLES